In one Corallococcus sp. EGB genomic region, the following are encoded:
- a CDS encoding Mut7-C ubiquitin/RNAse domain-containing protein: MSSRQLTVRFHGALNDFVAPERRGHAFAHELQGSPSVKDLIESLGPPHPEVDVVCVNGEPVGFGHRAEEGTRLDVYPAADPAAPKGSRVGPPLPDMPRFILDVGLGRLSGFLRMLGFDTLWRNDSADDQLARISHDESRVLLTRDLGVLKRSEVVYGYFPRETDPAHQLVEVVRRYGLTSRMRPFSRCIACNAPLSTATPEEVQGRVPEGVTQRHRHFQQCPNCQRVFWPGTHHERMQNLVETLRKLEQSA, encoded by the coding sequence ATGTCATCACGGCAGTTGACGGTGCGCTTCCACGGCGCGCTGAACGATTTCGTCGCACCGGAGCGCCGGGGACACGCGTTCGCGCACGAGTTGCAGGGCAGCCCGTCCGTGAAGGACCTCATCGAGTCCCTGGGGCCACCGCACCCGGAAGTGGATGTGGTGTGCGTGAACGGTGAGCCGGTGGGCTTCGGGCATCGAGCGGAGGAAGGCACGCGCCTCGACGTGTATCCGGCGGCGGATCCCGCGGCACCGAAGGGGTCGCGGGTCGGACCGCCGCTCCCGGACATGCCGCGCTTCATCCTGGACGTGGGGCTGGGGCGGCTGTCGGGCTTCCTGCGGATGCTCGGCTTCGACACGCTCTGGCGCAACGACTCCGCGGACGACCAGCTGGCGCGCATATCCCACGATGAGTCGCGGGTGCTGCTCACCCGGGACCTGGGGGTGCTGAAGCGCTCGGAGGTGGTGTACGGCTACTTCCCGCGAGAGACCGACCCCGCGCACCAGTTGGTGGAGGTGGTGCGAAGGTATGGCCTGACGTCGCGCATGCGGCCCTTCTCCCGGTGCATCGCCTGCAACGCCCCGCTGTCCACCGCGACCCCGGAAGAAGTGCAGGGCCGCGTCCCGGAAGGCGTGACCCAACGCCATCGACATTTCCAACAGTGCCCCAACTGCCAGCGCGTCTTCTGGCCGGGGACGCACCATGAACGCATGCAGAACCTGGTGGAGACGCTGCGCAAGCTGGAACAGTCCGCCTGA